The Carassius carassius chromosome 31, fCarCar2.1, whole genome shotgun sequence genome includes a region encoding these proteins:
- the angel1 gene encoding protein angel homolog 1 — protein sequence MHEDVHKPLHYVNQMEAPAASASDGNSGVRAGQWSERTHSDINLSESALEEPNDGDPVKNESVFPNIEFQSHSDIDNMLSAFNHLGVCDDPEVDSSMSDGFTHPSADIFLGFDSDAGNEALGSPVFDLAALLADSQQVQTPAEPIGWHFPVGLGLSQMCYCPYVQFPDVSYYPALQDNIEVMWRVWEDLSETHTGTCADTAAVFDFSIMSYNILAQDLLEANPQLYTHCPEEVLVWDQRLRTILKELQIWQPDIICLQEVQEDHFLEQIYPVLTDMGYTCIYKQRTGTKTDGCAVCYRSNRFSQLSINLLEFRRSDCELLDRDNVGIVLLLQPTAGQNEAFSPICVANTHLLFNPRRGDVKLAQLAIMFAEIDTMIKKCRSEGRHCEVVLCGDFNALPNSPLWNFITTGQLYYHGLPAWMVSGQVDLSYKVHHTRLFAPLWPNSLGISDDCQYSSDTQSTASDKRQYSAEFLCQLRYSPAACVRPADLELIPGVSDRTPDPGDMDVFGPRFRRTLHHELSLRSAYSHVQPETQTAVVSTLNSEGGAMVDYIFFSTRRTGSAAAEERAAGLKLLGRLSLLSEADLWSLRGLPNEAFPSDHLSLIVKLQLPPV from the exons ATGCATGAAGATGTGCACAAACCACTGCATTACGTCAATCAGATGGAAGCTCCTGCGGCATCTGCGAGTGATGGAAACAGTGGTGTGAGAGCCGGTCAGTGGTCAGAGAGGACACACAGTGACATAAACCTCTCAGAATCAGCACTAGAAGAACCAAATGATGGAGATCCTGTGAAGAATGAGTCTGTGTTTCCCAATATTGAGTTTCAGAGTCACTCAGACATTGATAATATGCTCTCTGCATTCAACCATCTTGGTGTATGTGATGACCCTGAGGTGGATTCATCGATGTCAGATGGATTCACTCATCCCAGCGCTGATATCTTCCTGGGGTTTGATTCTGACGCTGGGAATGAAGCCCTTGGCAGCCCAGTGTTTGATTTGGCAGCTTTGCTTGCAGACTCTCAGCAGGTCCAGACACCAGCGGAGCCCATCGGGTGGCATTTTCCTGTAGGCCTCGGGCTCTCACAGATGTGTTATTGCCCTTACGTGCAGTTTCCTGACGTCAGCTACTATCCTGCGCTTCAGGACAATATTGAAG TGATGTGGCGGGTGTGGGAGGACCTTAGTGAAACCCACACCGGCACCTGTGCAGACACAGCTGCTGTGTTTGACTTCAGCATCATGTCTTACAACATCCTGGCTCAGGATCTGCTAGAAGCGAATCCACAGCTGTACACACACTGTCCAGAGGAAGTGTTAGTGTGGGACCAGCGGCTCCGGACCATCCTGAAGGAGCTCCAGATCTGGCAACCTGAC ATTATTTGTCTTCAGGAAGTTCAAGAAGATCACTTCCTAGAGCAGATCTATCCTGTCCTGACTGACATGG gtTACACCTGCATCTACAAACAACGCACCGGCACTAAAACAGACGGATGTGCAGTGTGTTATCGCAGCAATCGCTTTTCCCAGCTTTCCATCAATCTGCTGGAGTTTCGCAGATCAGACTGTGAGCTGTTGGATCGTGATAACGTGGGCATCGTGCTGCTCCTTCAGCCGACGGCAGGGCAGAATGAAGCGTTCAGCCCCATATGTGTGGCCAACACACACCTACTGTTCAACCCCAGGAGAGGAGATGTGAAGCTCGCCCAGCTGGCCATCATGTTTGCTGAGAtcgacaccatgatcaagaaatGCAGGAGTGAAGGAAGACACTGTGAGGTGGTTTTATGTGGGGACTTTAACGCTTTACCCAACAGTCCTCTGTGGAATTTTATCACCACCGGACAGCTGTACTACCACGGGTTACCTGCCTGGATG GTTTCAGGTCAGGTGGATTTGTCGTATAAAGTCCATCACACGAGGCTTTTCGCCCCCTTGTGGCCCAACAGCCTCGGCATCAGTGACGACTGTCAGTACAGTTCTGACACACAGAGCACAGCTTCAG ATAAACGGCAGTACAGTGCTGAGTTTCTGTGTCAGCTGCGATACAGTCCGGCGGCGTGTGTGCGTCCTGCTGATCTGGAGCTCATACCAGGAGTCTCTGACAGAACACCAG ACCCAGGAGACATGGACGTGTTTGGCCCAAG GTTCAGACGCACGTTACATCACGAGCTGAGCCTGAGGTCTGCTTACAGTCACGTCCAGCCTGAGACGCAGACGGCTGTGGTCAGCACTCTGAACTCTGAGGGAGGAGCGATGGTGGACTACATCTTCTTCTCCACCCGCAGGACCGGCTCTGCTGCAGCTGAAG